Proteins encoded within one genomic window of Acomys russatus chromosome 5, mAcoRus1.1, whole genome shotgun sequence:
- the Oosp4b gene encoding oocyte-secreted protein 4B produces MTARCAIFIQEKNRLPVLPRISLHSAEGLQRVDPAAASQTIELYAMQREKQAWAVTSMCSDDWLVVRMKKKPFDNDTEVRVDDIRLGDNCSATRVLSFNYEFSYPVASCEISKLTFQGNDVFILSEVRYRPVLDLTHKFQVVCFVKRPKLSSVDPFRINGYNVNSFGMALK; encoded by the exons ATGACGGCAAG GTGTGCCATTTTCATCCAAGAAAAGAATAGATTACCTGTCCTACCCAGGATCTCCTTGCACTCAGCAGAAGGGCTACAGCGTGTTGACCCTGCAGCTGCTTCACAGACAATAGAACTTTATGCAATGCAGAGAGAAAAGCAAGCATGGG CGGTGACTTCAATGTGTTCTGATGACTGGCTGGTGgtgagaatgaaaaagaaaccatttgATAATGACACGGAAGTGAGAGTTGATGACATACGCCTGGGAGACAACTGCTCTGCAACCAGGGTACTGAGCTTCAACTACGAGTTTTCTTACCCTGTTGCTTCCTGTGAGATCAGTAAACTT ACATTCCAGGGAAATGATGTTTTCATCTTATCTGAGGTCAGATATAGACCGGTGCTGGATCTTACCCATAAATTCCAGGTGGTTTGCTTTGTGAAGAG gcCTAAATTATCTTCAGTGGATCCTTTTAGAATAAATGGGTATAACGTGAATTCCTTTGGTATGGCACTCAAGTAA
- the Oosp1 gene encoding putative oocyte-secreted protein 1 homolog gives MKSFLGLWGFLLLLHLMGTYADDWTVIHLQCADQSFHLRIKPTLFPNIYMEYDEVFLGIGCPVTAVWPNDSYEFTYSIDSCGIVKKALQDVTLLQTKLTYISRNNTLQVSMPLSCVLRQQQPHFCEAGYRRDFTDNLPELRNEQAALTMLPNFSTSNEDHQVCEEAQASESRRLRLEEVFSFMDQNSSALHFSIM, from the exons ATGAAGTCTTTCCTGGGCCTGTGGGGATTCCTCCTGCTCCTTCACCTTATGGGGACCTATGCTGATGACTGGACAG TCATTCATCTGCAATGTGCCGATCAGAGTTTCCATCTCAGGATTAAGCCTACGTTATTTCccaatatatatatggaatatgatGAAGTGTTTTTAGGAATTGGCTGCCCTGTGACCGCCGTCTGGCCAAATGATAGCTATGAGTTTACTTACAGTATTGACTCCTGTGGCATTGTcaaaaaa GCTCTTCAGGACGTCACTCTGCTTCAGACTAAACTTACATATATCTCAAGAAACAATACTTTGCAAGTTTCAATGCCACTGTCCTGTGTTCTGCGCCA GCAGCAACCTCATTTTTGTGAAGCCGGATATAGAAGAGATTTCACTGACAATCTTCCTGAACTCAGAAATGAGCAGGCTGCTCTTACCATGCTGCCAAA CTTTTCAACATCAAATGAAGACCACCAGGTCTGCGAGGAGGCCCAGGCCTCCGAAAGCAGAAGGCTTAGGCTGGAGGAAGTATTTAGCTTCATGGATCAGAATTCATCAGCTCTCCATTTCTCCATAATGTAG